The proteins below are encoded in one region of Sminthopsis crassicaudata isolate SCR6 chromosome 1, ASM4859323v1, whole genome shotgun sequence:
- the UQCRB gene encoding cytochrome b-c1 complex subunit 7 — MATRVPSSRHWLQSLRKWYYNAAGFNKLGLMRDDTLYEDEDVKEAIRRLPENLYNDRMFRIKRALDLTMRHQILPKNQWTKYEEDKLYLQPYLKEVMRERKEKEEWNKK, encoded by the exons ATGGCGACGCGGGTACCTT CATCAAGACACTGGCTCCAGAGTCTTCGGAAATGGTATTACAATGCTGCAGGATTCAACAAACTTG GGTTGATGCGTGATGACACACTTTATGAAGATGAAGATGTTAAAGAGGCCATCAGGAGACTTCCAGAGAATCTGTATAATGATCGAATGTTTCGTATCAAGAGGGCTCTGGACCTGACCATGAGGCATCAGATCTTGCCTAAAAACCAGTGGACAAAATATGAAGAG gacaAATTATATCTTCAACCATATCTGAAGGAGGTTATgcgtgaaagaaaagagaaagaagaatggaataaaaagtaa